The DNA sequence ATTTTCTGGATTCTTTGCAGTAGACCTCATTATTTATTGCCACACTTCATTTACGATTGCCACACTTTGCGTCACACTTTATTTCCTAAGTACGGCAAATATTCATTTGATTTTAGCCTGAATTCGTACATTGCCACACTTGCCATAGATTGCCACACTTTTTTCAACAAGGTAGGTAGGGTATTACATTTTAAAAATATTTTTTGACCTGACCTGAGTTTAAAAAGTATGGCAAAGTATGACATCTATGGCAACCCCCTTATTTTAAAGAACTTACAGACTTCGCCTTCTCAAAAAAGTATGGCAGGAAGTGTGGCAATTGCCACACTTTAATCCCAGACATAATACCAATTATCATCCCCTGCCTTCCTTGATCTTTCGGATCGAATGTCATACAGCTTCAGGCTTCTGCCAAGCTGCATATTATTTACCTGTTGATTCGTGTAAATATGGTTGAATGCGAGGAGTGCCAGATCTTTCCTGATTCTGCCTTCCAGGTCACTTGCTGTCAATTTAATCCGATTAGCTTTACCTAAGAACTCCTGATCCTGCTCCCAACTGCTGTGTATAATATTCTCCTCGAACCATTCCACATCCTTGCCCTTTAACCTATTGGCAAACTCCTCAAACTTATTCAGAGCCACGGATACCATTGCACTCTTCTCTTCATTTTCAATGCAGGTCTTTGCTGCAATCGGATCATATTTCCAGTTCATCAGGAACTGAGCAAATTTAGGAACCTCTGGCTTCAGTGAATTAATAAATCCTTCAGGATCCTTCTTGAACCATTCGAATGAAGTCAGGTTGGGTCCTGTAGTAACTACATTCAATCTGCGATCTTTATTCTCTATGAACAAAGGCACCTTTTCATTACTGAAGAATAGACAATTCACATAGTTTGTGATAGAATAGTTACGGATATTCTTTTCATTTATCATAACATCTGGATCAGTAATGATCGCTTTAATCCTTGACTTGATATTATTTCTTGTGCTGTTATCGTGAGCCACTTCATTGAATGCAACAATAATAGTATTCTTAAGCCAGGGATTGAAATCACTCTGAAGATCAGAGTCTTCCACTTTGACTGTCTGCTTTCTTCCAAATAATTCCTTCAAGACCTTATCTAGAAAGATACCCTTCCCTGCTCCCTGCTCTCCCTTGAGGACCCACGCAGTAAGTTGTTTTTGTCTGGTCTGCAAAATACCTGCAAGCCAGTTCAAGAATCTTTTTCTTTCACTATACTTTGGAATAATATTCATTAACAACTTATAGATATGTGGAAAATCTATCTTCGGATAAAAAGTCTCCGCTGTATTTTTCAATAACATATATTGTGTTGGTATAAACAGATTAATTTTTTCCTGATCATAATTAATCCGATCATTAAAATTCACATCAAAATCTGCCTTCAGTATAGAAAACAAATCAGGCATTGGTTCTCCGCCTGATATCAGAATATTCTCAAGTATTTCTTTTGGAACCCCCATATATATCTCATCATCTTTTGTATCAAGGTAAGCATATGCGTTTGTGCTTCGCTCAATGAATGGGAAATATCTTTTCTTTCCATCAAGCCTTTCACTCTTAATTTTCTTATACCTTTCTATCCTCTCTTTTACTTTTCGCTCTTTAATTAATTCATTGACCAATGATTTATCCAGCTCAAGTTTATCTACCATCATATTCTTTATCTCAGCAATATCCTGAGCATCAGAGGTTAGGGTAGTTAGGTAGAGTAGTTCATCTCTGGCATTCTGCCGAGATAAGAAATCATCCTTTTCAAACCCATCCAACTCTCTTTCAGCCAACCAGATAATACCCTTCTTGACTTTCTTGTAAAGATCCTGCGTTGCTTTAAGTCCATTAGCCCGATAATATTCATCAG is a window from the bacterium genome containing:
- a CDS encoding toprim domain-containing protein — encoded protein: MNTNYTKKEGDKSYVKLKNQINELQTEKVAERLGLNLTKNGNSYQGECPTGHPSEGGKCFSIKTEEKYWNCFHKTCGRGGDNIELIKIVLKCEFIDALKWAAKEFGINHSVDFNNPFDKEITDEEKERIRQFNSNAELFETLNTWMHQLLFTDKAKNVLDYLVNSRSYDPEVLKKSEFCFFPPASEIKKYLLEKHPDMKDDINNLPLFGSTRDIYRLALPYRNLKGKITGFIKRATPGAVKYKADKDGNPVEERYDSSAGLKKDDVFNLCKCKDQGTIILFEGYPDATYFFAAGMKNATAVGQGRLSTKHLDGLRATKAKNVIISFDNDKPKEKKQTDKVDEDKEEVLSGLENTIDAVELILKESDITPFVLDPKLLDPHKDPDEYYRANGLKATQDLYKKVKKGIIWLAERELDGFEKDDFLSRQNARDELLYLTTLTSDAQDIAEIKNMMVDKLELDKSLVNELIKERKVKERIERYKKIKSERLDGKKRYFPFIERSTNAYAYLDTKDDEIYMGVPKEILENILISGGEPMPDLFSILKADFDVNFNDRINYDQEKINLFIPTQYMLLKNTAETFYPKIDFPHIYKLLMNIIPKYSERKRFLNWLAGILQTRQKQLTAWVLKGEQGAGKGIFLDKVLKELFGRKQTVKVEDSDLQSDFNPWLKNTIIVAFNEVAHDNSTRNNIKSRIKAIITDPDVMINEKNIRNYSITNYVNCLFFSNEKVPLFIENKDRRLNVVTTGPNLTSFEWFKKDPEGFINSLKPEVPKFAQFLMNWKYDPIAAKTCIENEEKSAMVSVALNKFEEFANRLKGKDVEWFEENIIHSSWEQDQEFLGKANRIKLTASDLEGRIRKDLALLAFNHIYTNQQVNNMQLGRSLKLYDIRSERSRKAGDDNWYYVWD